The following proteins come from a genomic window of Montipora foliosa isolate CH-2021 chromosome 2, ASM3666993v2, whole genome shotgun sequence:
- the LOC137991619 gene encoding uncharacterized protein — MTARRSWPKKMVSDNGSNFVAADREIGQLVAELDQEQIRRTTANKGVEWYWNPPAAPHFGGVFESMIKAAKRAISAILQDADVTNEELPTCFTVVESLLHLRSLTTISDDSNDEPVLTPNHFIIGQMGGDIVPDSVDMTEFNPRQRWRRIQELIRRVWQRWLREHLPYIGSRHKWFSKEKNLNEDDAVIVIDPDARRRDWKLGRIVRTYPGADGLVRVVDVKVDDKVLKRPITKLSPLEMQD, encoded by the coding sequence ATGACTGCCAGAAGAAGTTGGCCCAAGAAGATGGTAAGCGACAACGGATCAAATTTCGTCGCTGCAGACAGAGAAATTGGACAATTAGTTGCGGAACTGGACCAAGAACAAATTCGGCGCACAACGGCAAACAAAGGCGTGGAGTGGTACTGGAACCCACCAGCAGCACCGCACTTCGGTGGTGTGTTCGAATCGATGATTAAAGCTGCAAAGCGGGCTATTTCAGCCATCTTACAAGACGCAGACGTTACAAACGAAGAGCTTCCAACCTGTTTCACAGTAGTCGAAAGTTTACTTCACTTAAGATCACTTACGACCATCAGTGATGATTCTAACGACGAACCAGTGCTGACGCCAAACCACTTCATCATTGGTCAGATGGGCGGAGACATAGTGCCAGATAGTGTTGACATGACCGAGTTCAACCCTCGTCAACGATGGAGACGGATTCAAGAACTCATTCGTCGCGTATGGCAACGTTGGTTGAGAGAACATCTTCCATACATTGGTTCCCGACACAAGTGGTTCTCTAAGGAAAAGAACCTGAATGAAGACGACGCAGTGATTGTGATCGACCCCGATGCAAGAAGAAGAGATTGGAAATTAGGCAGAATTGTTCGCACCTACCCTGGAGCAGACGGTCTCGTTCGTGTAGTAGACGTCAAAGTTGACGACAAGGTTTTGAAGAGACCTATTACTAAACTGTCACCGTTAGAGATGCAAGATTGA
- the LOC137991620 gene encoding uncharacterized protein codes for MTPLEKIARKMVKQSLTYDGARYEVAVPWKHERPNLPNNREIAERRVQQVEKKLKMDRNLENVYQGVIDDYLKKEYIQVVRTSEPRPDSEWFLPHFPVVRPDRETNKVRIVLDTLTKLNKKSLNTEALPGPKLQSNIFDILVRFRKELEGLVGDVSQMYHQMVLKPEDRPIHRFLWRNFDVGSPPQDYEFLRFVFAGCYCPFRAHFTWQSHAENHKTQYPLAAEAVRNHCYMDDLMPSVPTIDIAKKTRKQLTELGSLAGFLQKWMSNQAEALKDIPQKIVHQQLI; via the coding sequence ATGACACCACTCGAAAAGATAGCGAGGAAAATGGTAAAACAATCGCTAACTTACGACGGCGCTCGGTATGAAGTGGCCGTACCATGGAAACACGAACGGCCAAACCTCCCAAACAATAGAGAGATAGCAGAAAGAAGAGTGCAACAGGTCGAAAAGAAACTGAAGATGGACAGAAACTTGGAAAATGTGTACCAAGGTGTCATAGATGACTACCTCAAGAAAGAATACATCCAAGTTGTACGAACATCGGAGCCGCGACCAGACAGCGAATGGTTTCTACCGCATTTTCCAGTGGTACGCCCAGACAGAGAAACAAACAAAGTTCGAATCGTGCTTGATACGTTGACGAAGCTGAATAAGAAGAGTCTCAATACTGAAGCACTGCCAGGTCCAAAACTACAAAGTAACATCTTCGACATCCTTGTTCGATTTCGGAAAGAGCTGGAAGGCTTAGTTGGTGATGTCAGCCAAATGTATCACCAAATGGTTCTCAAGCCAGAGGACAGACCGATCCATCGATTCCTATGGCGAAACTTTGACGTGGGAAGTCCACCGCAGGATTACGAGTTTTTAAGATTCGTCTTCGCAGGGTGCTACTGCCCTTTCCGTGCCCACTTCACATGGCAAAGCCACGCTGAGAACCACAAGACCCAGTACCCTTTGGCCGCGGAAGCCGTACGCAATCACTGTTACATGGATGACTTGATGCCCTCGGTACCTACGATCGACATCGCTAAGAAAACACGAAAGCAGCTGACAGAACTTGGTAGCTTGGCAGGTTTTTTACAAAAATGGATGTCGAATCAAGCCGAAGCTTTGAAAGACATACCACAGAAGATCGTGCATCAACAATTGATTTAG
- the LOC137993032 gene encoding adenosine receptor A1-like produces the protein MTLQAPNSCGKVLPPTGLSYFTASFSVFLALITIPGNLLVCIAIIKDPFRNLKTPFHYFLLSLAATDLIVGILVDPISAIHHIGEGLQSDIVNQKILHILYFISSTASILTLAALAADRYVAVSTPVKYKTMSVTSKRAIIASIIIWIVAFGFLFVYLKLGFIFYSFIFANTAVICTFAVLLFVHMAIVKRLRERENYWQYRRANDSTECGKLENKNKIIDAKKESKAAKALMVVLFAFFASFTPACIMIYLLNFCTSCSCLMIHWLRDLQFLIVLCNSGINPYLYAWRIPQFKRAFFKLVNIKRPRVVVDASFPTTQCPERS, from the coding sequence ATGACCCTTCAGGCTCCAAACTCATGCGGGAAGGTTCTTCCGCCCACTGGATTGTCTTATTTTACTGCATCGTTTTCAGTGTTTCTTGCGCTCATAACCATTCCTGGAAACCTTCTAGTATGTATCGCCATCATTAAGGATCCATTCAGGAATCTTAAAACTCCATTTCATTACTTTTTGTTGAGCTTAGCCGCAACAGATTTGATAGTAGGAATTTTGGTGGACCCTATATCCGCAATACACCACATTGGTGAAGGGCTTCAATCCGACATTGTAAACCAGAAGATCCTGCACATTTTGTATTTCATCTCGAGTACGGCATCTATTTTGACACTGGCAGCACTAGCAGCCGACAGATATGTCGCCGTGTCAACGCCCGTGAAATACAAGACAATGTCGGTAACATCGAAACGTGCCATCATAGCATCCATAATAATTTGGATTGTGGCATTTGGATTTTTGTTTGTCTACCTCAAACTCGGATTCATATTTTATTCCTTTATTTTCGCCAACACTGCAGTCATCTGCACGTTTGCCGTACTTTTATTTGTCCACATGGCAATTGTCAAAAGATTGCGCGAACGGGAAAATTATTGGCAATATCGGAGAGCAAACGACAGCACAGAGTGTGGTAAactggaaaataaaaacaaaatcataGACGCAAAGAAAGAGAGCAAAGCGGCTAAGGCATTGATGGTagttctttttgcttttttcgcATCCTTTACACCTGCATGCATAATGATCTACCTGTTGAATTTCTGTACTAGTTGTAGTTGTTTAATGATTCACTGGTTGCGAGATTTGCAATTTTTGATTGTCTTATGCAACTCTGGTATTAACCCGTATTTGTATGCGTGGCGAATTCCCCAATTCAAAAGAGCGTTTTTCAAACTTGTCAACATAAAGCGACCAAGAGTGGTCGTGGATGCTTCCTTTCCAACAACTCAATGTCCAGAAAGGTCGTAA